Part of the Paenibacillus kyungheensis genome, CGGCACAGGTGAACCAATAAGTGGACGTATTCAGAAGCGCAAAAAGGAGCTAGACGATGTTTGAAAAAGCAAAATATAAAGCAGGCGATATTTTGGTCATTCCAATGAAAGACAATCGCTTGGGGATTTGTCAGGTTATTAGTGCTCTGTATGACCGATTTAAAAAGGTATTTTCATTTGGTGTACTCTGTATCCGAGAGGATCAAGTCTATCGCAGTGAGCAACATAACGACAGGTCGTCTGATGATTCCAGTGATCTGTATTAACAGTATAGATCGGGTATTCTTC contains:
- a CDS encoding Imm26 family immunity protein, with translation MFEKAKYKAGDILVIPMKDNRLGICQVISALYDRFKKVFSFGVLCIREDQVYRSEQHNDRSSDDSSDLY